Proteins encoded within one genomic window of Plasmodium cynomolgi strain B DNA, chromosome 11, whole genome shotgun sequence:
- a CDS encoding transmembrane amino acid transporter protein (putative) — translation MNENGIGENKNNFKKGEKRSKKGNPKKVGSKDDQTKSDPAGAPSGEVHSANAREGDEVKENSANTPSKNNTSNLFSSNKKKNKQKKYENNMGKNNSDMQGNNLKTSPYVNLGDDDMDEGAEGDGSYGQDNNNDVKDMKKNYQERNVHENYDNQNSTIVDLGIILSLLLILLNALESYVTTNILCLSSLEHNTFVYGNLLKKIGHKYHKIIIDLGLTFGFLSSYILILILISNFLSSILYVFDFPSFFYNHTFLITLVCVLIVPITFRDQVGSLNSFLIFSLCSLTITVLTIGWQAPDYYTILINKDIVLFNMDKHFFKCFNILLFSFSQQPNACFIAGQFNQPTHKRLTKSAYRSVLLQIIFYTLFGLVGYLSFLTTTTDNIILNYEDTNISILLCKFLLSITFFSVPLNFMGSYSSLLSLYLSARNMFLKFYVYVSRRNRYMASLSTFLREDEANPFEENALDNLTENSSTTESQAEDKTQRKIISISVTIICALIAFNVKRLSNVIGIGGGIMSTLISW, via the exons atgaatgaaaatgGAATAGGagagaataaaaacaattttaaaaaaggtgagAAACGCTCCAAGAAAGGGAACCCCAAAAAGGTGGGCAGCAAGGATGATCAAACAAAATCAGACCCTGCAGGTGCCCCAAGTGGAGAAGTGCATAGCGCAAATGCGCGCGAGGGTGATGAAGTAAAAGAAAACAGCGCGAACACTCCAAGCAAAAACAATACGAGCAACCTATTTTCatcgaacaaaaaaaaaaacaaacagaagaagtatgaaaataacatggggaaaaacaaCTCCGATATGCAGGGAAACAATTTGAAAACAAGCCCATATGTTAATTTGGGGGATGATGATATGGATGAGGGGGCAGAGGGCGATGGTTCCTATGGCCAGGATAACAATAATGATGTAAaggatatgaaaaaaaattaccaagaAAGGAATGTAcatgaaaattatgataatCAAAATAGTACCATTGTTGAT TTAGGGATAATATTAAGTCTACTGTTGATACTTCTAAACGCCTTGGAATCCTACGTCACGACGAACATTCTATGTTTGTCATCCCTAGAACATAACACATTTGTATATGGaaatttgctaaaaaaaataggacaTAAGTACCACAAGATTATCATCGACTTGGGGCTGACGTTTGGTTTTCTCTCCAGTTATATTTTGATATTGATACTAataagtaattttttaagtagcATATTGTACGTTTTTGATTTcccatcctttttttataaccaCACCTTTTTGATTACACTAGTGTGTGTACTGATAGTACCTATAACATTTCGCGACCAGGTGGGGTCTCTAAACTCGtttttgatattttcctTATGCTCCTTAACGATAACGGTATTAACGATAGGATGGCAGGCACCAGATTACTACACCATATTGATTAACAAGGATATAGTGCTATTCAACATGGAtaagcattttttcaaatgcttcaatattttgttattttccttttcgcaaCAACCAAATGCATGTTTTATAGCTGGACAATTTAATCAGCCGACTCACAAGAGATTAACAAAATCAGCGTACAGGAGTGTTCTAttgcaaattattttttacactctCTTTGGGCTTGTAGGATATTTGTCCTTCCTAACCACGACCACTGATAACATCATATTGAATTATGAAGACACAAATATATCCAtacttttatgtaaatttctCCTATCAATAacgtttttttccgttccgTTAAATTTTATGGGGTCCTATTCAAGCTTACTATCATTGTACTTATCCGCTCGTAATATGTTTCTTAAATTTTACGTGTATGTATCGAGAAGGAATAGGTACATGGCTAGCTTATCCACCTTTTTACGCGAGGATGAGGCCAACCCCTTTGAGGAAAATGCCCTTGATAATTTGACAGAAAATTCGAGCACAACGGAATCGCAAGCGGAGGACAAAACTCAGCGAAAAATCATCTCCATTTCTGTCACCATTATATGCGCCCTTATAGCGTTTAATGTTAAAAGGTTATCCAATGTTATTGGCATAGGAGGAGGAATCATGTCTACGCTGATATCCTGGTAA
- a CDS encoding RNA binding function (putative), with protein MSNTNKSELVKEKKEGSSSNTTKTLWVGDLDKIKDEVVDENYIIYCMFYEFAEDIINVKLCKEKNSQKYSYAFIEFTNYDIAKYCFDNLNGKWIPGRIHKFKLNWAKYNVSDDVNTTEKSLDVELDDKGTYSIYVGGLPKGTTKEEIETLFSRFYSSICFVKMIKNTQKNQNRIYCFIHFFNHDECIRALTEMDGHDFKGCKIKVSKSNGAKIGKGGGEGNNYYYKNNNYQMHMNSLKGMNMGSYNVGAYGGNYPQGGYTQGNYPQGSYNQAGYPQGNYNQANYNAHSGNGSGGNNNNNNNGWTSNNPPNCGSNSSKVANNQADEEENKNVSAAGVAAPAGVPTGGDPNKNYYMYYHNVNSELNNPYKVNYYDHLSSNVTSYPA; from the coding sequence ATGAGTAACACAAATAAGAGCGAATTggtaaaggaaaagaaggaaggaagcaGCTCCAACACGACGAAAACCCTGTGGGTAGGAGACctagacaaaataaaagacgAAGTGGTAGATGAGAACTATATCATATACTGTATGTTTTACGAATTTGCCGAagatataataaatgtaaaattatgcaaggagaaaaactcGCAAAAATATTCCTATGCATTTATAGAATTCACCAATTATGACATCGCCAAGTACTGCTTTGATAATTTAAACGGTAAATGGATACCTGGAAGGATACACAAGTTCAAGTTGAACTGGGCCAAATACAATGTGAGTGATGATGTTAATACGACTGAGAAGAGCCTAGACGTTGAGCTGGATGATAAGGGCACATATTCTATATACGTTGGGGGGCTCCCCAAAGGGAcaacaaaggaagaaatcgAAACGCTTTTTTCTCGCTTTTACTCTAGTATCTGCTTCGTTAAGATGATTAAAAATACgcagaaaaatcaaaatagaATATACTgctttattcatttttttaatcacgATGAATGTATTAGAGCTTTAACCGAAATGGATGGTCATGATTTTAAGGGCTGTAAAATTAAGGTGAGCAAATCCAATGGggcaaaaattggaaaggGGGGCGGAGAGGGAAATAATTACTActacaaaaataacaattatCAAATGCACATGAACAGCTTGAAAGGAATGAACATGGGGAGCTACAATGTGGGCGCGTATGGCGGCAACTACCCACAGGGAGGCTACACGCAGGGCAACTACCCACAGGGAAGTTACAACCAGGCAGGCTACCCACAGGGGAACTACAACCAAGCCAACTACAACGCGCACAGCGGTAACGGAAGCGGcggcaacaacaacaacaacaacaacggGTGGACCAGCAACAACCCCCCTAACTGTGGCAGCAACAGTAGTAAGGTAGCGAACAACCAGgcggatgaagaagaaaataagaacGTCTCTGCAGCGGGAGTAGCAGCTCCTGCTGGGGTGCCCACTGGGGGAGATCCCAACAAAAACTACTACATGTACTACCACAACGTAAACAGCGAACTGAACAATCCCTATAAGGTAAACTACTACGATCACCTAAGCTCCAATGTCACTTCCTACCCTGC